The proteins below are encoded in one region of Megalops cyprinoides isolate fMegCyp1 chromosome 14, fMegCyp1.pri, whole genome shotgun sequence:
- the LOC118788853 gene encoding sodium/potassium-transporting ATPase subunit beta-1-like, whose translation MPAANKDGDGGWKKFLWNSEKKELLGRTGGSWLKILLFYVIFYGCLAGIFIGTIQAMLLTLSNYKPTYQDRVAPPGLSHTPRSEKSEMAFNKNDANSFSKYTKAMSDFLEMYNDSKQEDPTKYEECGETPGEYINRGDLDSGDVGVRMACRFKRAWLEACSGLDDPFFGFKEGKPCLIVKLNRIVNFRPRPPASNETLPEEARSKDITNVMPIYCTNKREEDAGKVGEVRYYGIGQGFPLQYYPYYGKLLQPQYLQPLVAVQFVNLTVNTELRIECKVFGQNIQYSDKDRYQGRFDIKITVKDS comes from the exons ATGCCCGCTGCAAATAAAGATGGTGATGGTGGTTGGAAGAAGTTTCTTTGGAATTCGGAAAAGAAAGAATTGTTAGGACGTACCGGAGGCAGTTGGT tGAAGATCCTCCTGTTCTACGTGATCTTCTACGGCTGCCTGGCTGGGATTTTCATCGGCACCATCCAGGCCATGCTGCTCACCCTCAGCAACTATAAACCCACGTACCAGGACAGAGTGGCCCCTCCAG GTTTATCCCACACCCCCCGCTCGGAAAAATCAGAGATGGCCTTCAACAAGAATGACGCTAATTCTTTCTCGAAGTACACCAAAGCCATGAGCGACTTCCTGGAAATGTACAACGACAGTAAGCAGGAGGACCCAACAAAGTACGAGGAATGTGGAG AAACCCCTGGGGAGTACATAAACAGGGGAGACTTGGACAGCGGTGATGTGGGAGTCAGGATGGCCTGCCGCTTCAAGAGGGCTTGGCTGGAAGCCTGCTCAGGCCTGGACGACCCATTCTTTGGCTTCAAGGAAGGGAAGCCCTGCTTGATCGTCAAGCTCAACAGGATCGTCAACTTCAGACCACGG CCTCCTGCCTCCAATGAAACCCTGCCAGAAGAAGCCAGGTCCAAAGACATCACCAACGTGATGCCCATATACTGCACTAACAAG agagaagaggatgctgggaaggtCGGAGAAGTGAGGTACTATGGCATCGGCCAGGGCTTCCCCCTGCAGTACTACCCCTATtatggcaaactgctccagccaCAGTACCTGCAGCCCCTGGTGGCTGTCCAGTTTGTCAACCTCACAGTGAACACCGAACTCCGTATTGAGTGCAAAGTCTTTGGACAGAACATTCAGTACAGCGACAAGGACCGTTACCAGGGACGCTTCGACATCAAAATCACTGTCAAGGACTCATGA